A genomic window from Pseudomonadota bacterium includes:
- the nadD gene encoding nicotinate (nicotinamide) nucleotide adenylyltransferase yields MARSKALVGLLGGSFDPPHLGHTLLAAYALGAHPLEQLLVIPAHKHADAKPLVPFEHRLRMCELAMQDLRRVHVSSIEQELGGVSRTLLTVTELQLRYPEASFALVVGSDLESELPTWYRYSELEALVTTISVGRAAAGMDRGLQGSRASRGSSSCSTVTLPAISSSDIRARLGKRQPTSGLLSHSVAAYIEQHGLYRRPQG; encoded by the coding sequence TTGGCCCGGTCGAAAGCACTCGTAGGCCTGCTGGGAGGCAGCTTCGATCCGCCCCACCTGGGCCATACGCTGCTGGCGGCCTACGCTCTCGGTGCGCACCCCCTAGAGCAGCTGCTCGTCATCCCCGCCCACAAGCATGCGGATGCCAAGCCCCTCGTCCCCTTCGAGCATCGCCTGCGCATGTGCGAGCTCGCCATGCAGGACCTTCGCCGCGTGCACGTGAGCAGCATCGAACAAGAGCTCGGGGGCGTCAGTCGCACCTTGCTGACCGTGACCGAGCTTCAGCTCCGCTACCCCGAAGCGTCGTTCGCCCTCGTGGTCGGCTCCGACTTGGAGAGCGAGCTTCCGACTTGGTATCGCTACAGCGAGCTCGAGGCGCTGGTCACAACCATCTCGGTGGGTCGTGCGGCGGCTGGCATGGATCGCGGGTTGCAGGGATCGAGAGCATCGAGGGGATCGAGCTCGTGCTCGACCGTCACCCTGCCGGCCATAAGCTCGAGCGACATCCGCGCCCGCCTTGGCAAGCGCCAACCCACGAGCGGCCTGCTGTCGCACTCGGTCGCGGCCTACATCGAGCAACACGGTCTCTATCGCAGGCCCCAGGGCTGA